Genomic segment of Streptomyces alboniger:
GGGCGGACGACGTGGAGCAGACCGGAGCGCGCGGGGCGGGTCCCCTCGCGGGGGCGCCTCGCGTCCGGGTGCCGGAACAGGCGGGCCGCGAGGTCCGCGGTCCCGCCGCGCGCCGGACGGTGCGGCGGAACTCCGTACGCGGACAGATCCTCGACGCGCTGCGGGCCGCGCTGGTGGGCGGCGAGCTGACGCCCGGCGAGGTGTACTCGGCGCCGGTGCTCGGCGAACGCTTCGGCGTCTCGGCGACGCCCGTGCGCGAGGCGATGCAGCAGCTGGCGATCGAAGGCGCGGTCGAGGTCGTCCCCAACCGCGGCTTCCGGGTCGTCGAGCGGGGGGCGCGGGAGCTGGGGGAGCTGGCGGAGGTGCGGGCGCTGATCGAGGTGCCGGTCATGCTGCGGCTCGCCCGTACGGTGCCGGCCGCGCGCTGGTCCGAACTGCTGCCGCTCGCGGAGGCCACCGTGACGGCGGCGGCGGGCGGCGACCTCGCGCGCTACGCCGAGGCCGATCGCGCCTTCCACGGCGCGATGCTCTCCCTCGCGGGCAACCGGCAGCTGGTGGAGGTCGCGGAGGACCTGCACCGGCGGGCGCAGTGGCCCCTCGTCAGCGGCCCCGTCTCGGCCCGCCGGGCGGACCTCGTGGCGGACGCGGCGGAACACATGTCGTTGCTCGAGGCGTTGATCGCCCGGGATATCCCGGTGGTGTCCACGCTGGTGAGCGAGCACTTCGCGGGTGCGGGCGGCCTTACGTAGGGTCCCGCCGCTTCGCGCCGGACGTGTCCCCTCCCACCCGCCCGTTACCCCGCGTCGGCGTACGTCGAGTGACCGCCCCTCCTCGCCCGTCAGTGCGGGGTGAACGGGCGGATGGGTGGGAGGGACCCGGCGGGAGGGCAGGGGGCCTAGGCCGCCGGGGTCGGAGGGGTGAGGTGGGGGGAGAGCCACGCGGGGACGCCGCCCAGCAGGCGGAAGAGCCGCGCGGCCTCCGCGCGGAGCCGCGCCGCCTCCGGCTCCGGCTCCGCGTCGGCGAGCGCGGCCAGCGCCGGCGCCGTGCCGACCAGATAACCCAGCTCCTCCCGAAGCCGCAGCGACTCCGCGAACCCGTGCCGCGCCTCCGCCAACTCCCCGTCCCGCAGGGCGAGTCCGGCGAGGTGGCGCCAGGTGAAGGAGAGCAGGAGAGGGTCCGCGTGCGCCGTGGCCCCCGCGTGCGCCCGCCGGTACGCGGCCTTCGCGGCCTGCGCCGAGTCGGCGATGTGCTCCGCGATCAGCCCCCGGCGGAAGTCGAGCAGCGGCCGCCCCGCCGCGTTCGGGGCGAGCAGCGCCGCCGCCCTGCCGAGCGCCGTACGCGCCTCGTCGGCCCGGTCCCGTACGCCCAAGACCGTGGAGGCGTAAGCGAGTTGGCCGCGCTCGCACGCCGCGGCCCCGCGGTCGTCGTCGTCCTCGGCCAGCGCCTCCGCGGTCCGCAGGACGTCCTCGGCCTCGCCCCAGCCGTCCCCGGTGAACAGGCACCGCTCGACGAGCAGCGCGGCCCGCTGGAGCGCGGGCGCGGCCCCGGCCCGCGAGGCGAGCAGCGCGGCCGCGTCGGTCCAGCAGCCGCGCGAGCGCAGCCGCCATACCGCGGTCTGGAGTGGATCGTCCCCTGCAATCGTTCCGGTACCAGACATGGCGGTATGCGCCACGTTGCCCTCCCCGAGCACCCCATTGAGCTGTTGAGTCGTGGGCGAATCTCAGCATGGATGGCGGGGTCCGGCCAAGAGGCTGGGTGAAAGAATTCACAAAGGGCGGGAGCGCGACGGGACTTGGGCCGTCCGGAGTCCGGACGGCCCAGCACGGGCACATCCGGATTTCCTCAGCTCATCCGCAGCGCGAGGAAGAAATCGAGCTTGTCCTCAAGGCGTGAGAGGTCACGACTCGTCAACTGCTCGATACGGCCCACCCGGTAGCGCAACGTGTTGACGTGCAGGTGCAGTCGCGCGGCGCAGCGCGTCCACGAGCCGTCACAGTCGAGGAACGCCTCGAGGGTGGGGATCAGCTCCGCCCGGTGCCGCTGGTCGTACTCCCGCAGCGGGTCCAGCAGCCGCGCCGTGAACGCCCGGCGCACGTCGTCCGGGACGAAGGGGAGCAGCAGCACGTGCGAGGCCAGCTCCTGGTGGCCGGCCGCGCAGACCCGGCCGGGGCGGGCGGCGGCGACCCGGCGGGCGTGCCGCGCCTCTTCGAGGGCGCCGCGCAGCCCCTCCGCCGAGTGGACGGCCGCGCTGACGCCGAGCGTGAGCCGCCCGTCGCCGTCTAGGCCCGCCGACAGCGGGTCGCGGACGGACTCCAGGAGGGCGTCGGCGAGCAGGCCGGTCTCGGAGCCGTCGTGCTCCGCCGAGACCGCGGGGAGCGGCACCAGCGCGATGGCCTCGTCGCCGGTGTGCGCGACCGCGATCCGGTCGGAGGGCTCGGGCCCGGAGGACAGGGGGCCTCCCGCGCCCGAGTCGGTCCGGAAGCTCAGGGAAGGGTCGACGAGGATCTCCTCCAGGAGCGACTGGGCCACCGGGCCGCCGTCGATGTCACCGCCGTCCCACTCGACCCGGGCCACCACGACCTGCCAGTGCGGGGCCGTGCCGAGCCCGGGAAGCAGCACGGGCGCGGCGACCCGCAGGCGCGCCGCGATCTCCGCGGGGGCCGCGCCCGTCTGCACCAGCTCAAGGACCTCCTGGGCCAGGCGGCGCCGCACCGTGCGGGCGGCGTCGCGCCGGTCCCGCTCCACCGCGATCAGCTGCGTGACGCCCTGCAACAGGTCGAGCCGCTCCTCGGGCCAGTCGCCCGCGTCGGCCTCCACCGCGAGCACCCAGTCGGAGAGCACCGTCTCGCGCAGGTCGCGCGAGGCGGCGCCCGCTCCCCGCCCACTGGTCCGAATGGGGAACAGCGAGTACGTCACCCCGTCCACCGAGACGCGGTACGGCCCGCGCCGCCCGGTGCGCGAGGCGGCCAGGTGCTCCCCGGCGAGGCGGGCGCAGACGGCCCCGGGCAGGGCCGTGCCGCCCGCCGTCGATCCGGCGATGGCGCGCCCTGCGGGGGAGAGCACCCAGGCCCGCAGGTCCAGGTCGGTGCCGAGCAGGTCCAGTACGACATCGGGGCCGCCGCCCGCCGGGCCCGATGTCATCAGACGCCGGTGCCGGTCCACCACCGCCGCCAGGTCCCCGGCGCGCTCGCCGGACACCTGGCGTACGACGTGTTCGGTGATCGTCGCGAAGGCCACGGATTCGTTGACCGCGAAGAGCGGCAGGCGGTGGCGGGCACAGGCCTCGACGATGTCGTCGGGGATGTCGCCCAGCTCGGCCTCCCCGGCGGCCAGCGCGGCCACTCCAGCGCTCGCGAGGATGCGTACGAAGGGTTCGGTGTCCGAGGCGTCGCGGCGCCAGGCGAGGCCGGTGAGGACCAGCTCGCCGCCCGCCAGATAGCGGCTGGGGTCCCGCAGGTCCGTGGTCATCACACCGCGCACGGTGCGGTCCAGCTCGTCCTCGCCGCCGAGCAGCCGCAGGCCCAGCGCGTCGGTGTCCAGGAGTGCGCGCAGCCGCATGGTGTCGTCGCCGCCGATCTGTCTCGAATGGTGTGTACAAACATGTGCGCTCCGTAGCGCCGGGACCCTGTGCCGCAGGGCGTCTCCGGTTTCCCGGGGGAATCCGCGAGGTTTCTGGGGCCCGTTCTTCATACGAATCTACAAGACGCGCGGCTTGGCCAGCCAACTCCTTCATGGTTTCGGTGACTGACCCCATCGGACGAGCGGGCGGTG
This window contains:
- a CDS encoding PucR family transcriptional regulator; the protein is MRLRALLDTDALGLRLLGGEDELDRTVRGVMTTDLRDPSRYLAGGELVLTGLAWRRDASDTEPFVRILASAGVAALAAGEAELGDIPDDIVEACARHRLPLFAVNESVAFATITEHVVRQVSGERAGDLAAVVDRHRRLMTSGPAGGGPDVVLDLLGTDLDLRAWVLSPAGRAIAGSTAGGTALPGAVCARLAGEHLAASRTGRRGPYRVSVDGVTYSLFPIRTSGRGAGAASRDLRETVLSDWVLAVEADAGDWPEERLDLLQGVTQLIAVERDRRDAARTVRRRLAQEVLELVQTGAAPAEIAARLRVAAPVLLPGLGTAPHWQVVVARVEWDGGDIDGGPVAQSLLEEILVDPSLSFRTDSGAGGPLSSGPEPSDRIAVAHTGDEAIALVPLPAVSAEHDGSETGLLADALLESVRDPLSAGLDGDGRLTLGVSAAVHSAEGLRGALEEARHARRVAAARPGRVCAAGHQELASHVLLLPFVPDDVRRAFTARLLDPLREYDQRHRAELIPTLEAFLDCDGSWTRCAARLHLHVNTLRYRVGRIEQLTSRDLSRLEDKLDFFLALRMS
- a CDS encoding GntR family transcriptional regulator, which translates into the protein MEQTGARGAGPLAGAPRVRVPEQAGREVRGPAARRTVRRNSVRGQILDALRAALVGGELTPGEVYSAPVLGERFGVSATPVREAMQQLAIEGAVEVVPNRGFRVVERGARELGELAEVRALIEVPVMLRLARTVPAARWSELLPLAEATVTAAAGGDLARYAEADRAFHGAMLSLAGNRQLVEVAEDLHRRAQWPLVSGPVSARRADLVADAAEHMSLLEALIARDIPVVSTLVSEHFAGAGGLT